A segment of the Romboutsia sp. 13368 genome:
TTTTATAGGGATATTACTTGTAGCAAATAATCCATATATTATATATAATATAAGTTTCCAATTGTCTTTTCTAGCTACATTGTCTATAATATATTTCTATGGTTTTATAAATAATAAATTAAAAGTAAAAATAATTTCATTAACAATAGCTTCTAATATATTAACTATACCTATGATATATTATAATTTTAAGGGAGTACCATTACTTTCTGTTTTTAGTAATATAGTTATAGTACCATTTATAGGTATAATTATATATTTATCTATATTAAGTTTAATATTATTTAAAATAAATATACATATAGCAAAAGCAGTAGCTAATATCAATAAAGTTATTTTAGAAATTATATATGTACTATTAGAAAAAATTAGTGATTTAGAGTTTGCTTATATTATTATAGAAGAGCCAAAACTAAACTATGTAATTGTTTATTATATAGTAGTATTTTCATATATGATTTATAAAGAAATGAAAACTATAAAGGAGCAATCAAATGAACTACAAGGATATTATCAGTGATATAAAGAATAGAAATTTAAAAAATACTTATCTTTTTTATGGTAAAGAATATTATTTAATAGAAAATGCACTAAAAGAGATTAAATCAACTTTAAATGATGGAATGGTTGATTTTAACTTAGATATTATAGATGGTAAAGAAACAACTCTAGATCAGATTATAAGTACTATAGAGACACTGCCTTTTATGGATGATAGGAAGGTTGTTATATTAAAAGATTTTGAATTATTAAAAGGTAAAAAGAAGAATTTTACTGATGATGATGAAAAATATTTTACTGAATATATAGAAAATACACCTAACACTACTATATTAGTTTTAGTTGTATATGGAGATGTAGATAAAAGGAAATCTTTAGTAAAAAAGATATCTAAAAATGGAGTAGTATTTAATTGTGATAAATTATCTGATATGGACTTGTTTAAATGGGTTAAGAAAAGATTTGAACTTAATAATGTTGTAATAGATAATGCACAAATAATGTACTTTATAGAGCAAGAAGGATATAGAGATAAAAATAGTGAAAAAACTTTATCTGACTTAGAAAATGAAATAAATAAAATAAGCTCTTTTGTTGGAAAAGAAAATAAAGTAACTAATGATATAATAGATCAACTTTCTCAAAAGAAAGTAGAGAATGATATTTTTAAATTAATTGATTATATAGGAGAAAAAAATTCTTCTGATGCAATGAAAATTTTAAGTGATATGCTTTATGAAGGTGAGTCTGTATTTGGAATATTTTCTATGATAGCAAGACAATTTAAAGTGATTATTCAGGTTAGACAATTACAATTACAGGGACATAGTTCAAAAAGTATAGCTGACAGATTAAAATTACATCCTTTTGTTGTAGGAAAAGCATTAAAACAAACTAAAAACTTTTCTGATGAAATTATAATAGATATATTAAATTCGATACTAGAAAGTGATTTTAAAATAAAAAATGGACTAGTTAGAGACACATTAGCTATAGAAATTTTAATAAGTAAATATTGCAAAAAAGATAAATAAAAAATCTTAGTAAATAAATACTAAGATTTTTTNNNNNNNNNNNNNNTAAAAATAAAAACCCTCGATAATATCAAGGGTTAGTATCTATTAATTAGAAACGGATAATTAAGCGTTCATTCCGTTTAATTTTTGAGCTAATTTAGCAACTTTTCTAGATGCTGCATTCTTGTGTATAGTTCCTTTAGAAGCTACTTGATATATTTTCTTTTGAGCAAATTGGAACTTAGCAACAGCCTCTTCTCTGTTTCCTGCTGCAACAGCTTCTTCGAATCTTCTTATTGCAGTTTTTAATTGAGATTTTCTAGCTCTATTTAAAGCAGTTTTCTTTTCGATAACTTTTATTCTTTTCTTAGCTGATTTTATGTTTGCCATGCGAGTTCACCCCCTCATATTTTTATATTATATTCGTCGTCAACATATTAAATTTTAACAGAAATAAAATCAAAAATCAAGGATAAATATTTATAAGTTTTATTATTATCTTTTTTTTATGTTTTTTATTATATATTATATAGATAGAATATACAACACTAGGAGTAAATATTCAGTAAAATACAAATTTACTTATTTTTGTTATAAAATACTAAAAATTGTTAAGAATTATAGATAGTATTTGATTAATACAGGGAGGGTAAATATGTTTAGTATAAGAACAGACTTAGCATTAGAAGCAAAAGAAATATATGAAAGTAATGAAAAATCTATAGAAATACCTGGGGTAAAAGTAGAAAATAAAGAGTTAGAAAATTGTAAAGTATCAATAGTTGAAGTTATAGATGAACAAGGTGCAAAAATAATGAATAAAGAAATTGGAAAATATATTACCTTAGAAAGTAATCTTATGAAATTTGATGATGATGAATCTAGAGAAGAAATGATTACATACTTAAGAGATGAATTAATAGAGATATTAGGTAATGATAAAAATAAAAAAACTTTAGTTATAGGTCTTGGAAACTGGAATATAACATCTGATGCACTTGGTCCTAAAAGTGTATCTAAAACATTAGTTACAAGACATATATTTAAAAACTATAATAAAGATTATGATGATGATTTTACAGAAGTATCAGCATTAAGCCCAGGTGTTATGGGAGTTACAGGTTTAGAAACAAGTGAAACTGTAAAATCAATAGTAGATACGATAAAACCTGATAGAGTAATTGCTATAGATGCACTAGCATCAAGAAAAATGGAAAGAGTAAATGCAACTATACAAATATCTACAGCTGGGATATCTCCAGGTGGTGGTGTAGGTAATAAAAGGAAAGCACTAAATAAAGAATATTTAGGTGTAGATGTAATAGCTATAGGAGTTCCAACTGTTGTAGATGCAGCTACGTTAACAAGTGATGTACTTGATTTAGCAATTGATAATTTAATGAGTCAATCACATGAAGGTGAAAATTTCTATAATATGTTAAAACAACTTAAGGAAGATGAAAAGTACAACCTTATAAAAGAGTCATTAGATCCTTATGATAAAAATTTAATAGTAACACCTAAGGATATAGATGAAACTATAGAGAATTTATCAATAATAATAAGCGAAGGATTAAATAGGTCTCTCCACCCGGGTAGAATAACCAACTAAGGAGGAAAATTATGCTTAAAAAAAGTAAAAAAGTTATATGTATAGTATGTGTTTTAATTTGTATCTTGCCAGTAGTATCTTATAGTATAGATAAAGAAGAATTCCTAAAATTTTTAATAGATTCATCTTATCCTGAATCAAGTGAGGAAAGTGAAGATTTAAAAAATGAAGATGTTCAAGAAAGTGAAAAGACAGCTAATAAAGATGATTATATAAAATTCCATATAGGTGAAGAGAATATACCTACTTTAAATAGTAATAATGAAAATAAAGAAGATGTATCTGTAGCATCTAGTGAATATAAAAATAATATAAGATTAACAAAAGATAAACCTACGATGCTAATATATCATACTCATGCAGGAGAAACATATTCTGATTCTCCAGAAGGGAATTATCATTCTCAAAATAACAAGGACAAATCTGTAATAGAAATTGGAACATTATTAACAGAACAGTTAAGTAAAAAAGGTTGGGGAATTGCCCATAGTATAAAATATCATGACTATCCTAAGTTTACTGAATCTTATATAAGCAGTTTAGAAACTGTAAAATCAATGCTAAATAATTATAAAAGTATAAATATAGCTCTTGATTTACATAGAGATGGTAGAGACTTAAAAACAAATGCTGATATACAAAAAGAAAATGAAAGAATGACTACAACTTATAATGGAGAAAAAGTTGCAAAATTCTTTTTCGTTGTAGGTATGAAAAATCCTAATGTAGATGAAGTAAAAAAATTAGCTGAGGATATAACTAAATTTGCTCAAAGTAAATATCCTGAATTAGTTTTACCTATAGTAGAAAAACCTCTTGGAAAATATAATCAATATATGGCTAAAAATCATATGTTAATAGAAGTAGGAAGTAATGGTACATCTTCAGAAGAAGCAAAGGCTTCAGCAAAATATATTGCAGAAATTTTAGATGAATATTTCAAGCAATATAAATAGTATTCTAGGAGACTAAATATGAGTAGGCTAGAGAGGAATAGTTATAAAAAAATAAGAAGAAGAAAAATTAGGCTTTTATTTAAATTTTTATTCATAGTAGTAATGACTATAAACTTAGCAGTATGTGTTTTTATAATAGATAAAAGTGCAAAAGATATGTTGGGTCCAGATGCATATATTCTTAACTCTGCCGTAGATGATATAAAAAGTGATATTGNNNNNNNNNNNNNNNNNNNNNNNNNNNNNNNAATTATATGAAGTTAAAGAAAAAATAATTAAAATTTATAATGATAGTAAAAAATAAGACTTAGATAATAAGTCTTATTTTTCTATAATTAAATATACATTACTCAAAATTAAATAAATACTGTATAAAACATATAAAGATTATATTAAAATAAGTTTTAAGTTTTATGAATAACGGTTATTTACATAAAAGGTGATATATTATAAAATAAAAGTTATGGTAATAATAANNGAGGAATAAAGGTGGACAATAAACAAAGTAGAACTAGAAACTTTAGTATAATAGCACATATAGATCACGGAAAGTCTACCTTAGCGGATAGATTAATACAAAAAACTGGACTTGTTAGTGAAAGAGAAATGAAAGATCAGTTATTAGATAACATGGATCTTGAAAGAGAAAGAGGAATCACTATAAAGCTTCAAAATATAAGATTAGTATATAAAGCTAAGGATGGAAATGAGTATTTCTTAAATCTTATAGATACTCCAGGACACGTAGACTTTAACTATGAAGTATCAAGAAGTTTAGCGGCTTGTGAGGGAGCTCTATTAGTAGTAGATGCAGCTCAAGGTGTTGAAGCTCAAACTTTAGCTAATGTTTACTTAGCATTAGATCAAGATTTAGAAATTTTACCTGTAATAAATAAGATAGATCTTCCAAGTGCAAGACCAGATGAAATAAAAGCAGAGATAGAGGATATAATAGGTCTTGATGCAAGTGATGCTCCACTTATATCAGCTAAAAGTGGATTAAATATAGAAGATGTATTAGAAGCTATAGTAGAGAAGGTACCTGCTCCAACAGGAGATAAAGAAGCACCATTAAAAGCATTAATATTTGACTCTTATTATGATGCATATAAAGGAGTTGTAGCTTACGTTAGAGTATTCGAAGGTAGCGTAAAAAAAGGTATGACTATAAAGATGATGAACACTAACAAAAAGTTTGAAGTAACAGAAGTTGGTGTAATGGCTCCAGGACAAAGAGAACTTGATGAATTATCGGCAGGAGATGTTGGATACATAGCAGCAAGTATAAAAGATATAAGAAGTTGTCAAGTTGGGGATACAATAACAGATGCAGATAATCCAACTGATGAGCCAATGGCAGGATATAAAAAAGCAACTCCAATGGTTTACTGTGGTATATATCCTGGTGAAGGAGAAAAGTACGAAAATGTAAGAGACGCACTTGAAAAAATGCAAATAAATGATGCAGCACTTGAATTTGAAGCTGAAACTTCAGCTGCATTAGGATTTGGATTTAGATGTGGATTCTTAGGTTTACTTCACATGGAAATAATACAAGAAAGATTAGAGAGAGAATATGATCTTAACTTAGTTACTACAGCGCCATCTGTTATATACAGAGTAACTAAAAATGATGGTGAAGTTGTTATGATACAAAATCCAACTAACTTACCAGAACCAAGTGAAATAAAAATGATAGAAGAACCAATAGTTAAAGGAGATATAATTGTTCCTAAAGATTATGTAGGTACTGTTATGGAACTATGTCAAGAAAGACGTGGAACAATGATAAATATGGAGTATATAGATGAAAAGAGAGTCATGCTTCATTATGATCTACCTTTAAACGAGGTTGTATATGATTTCTTTGATGCATTAAAGTCAAGAACTAGAGGTTATGGATCTTTAGATTACGAAGTTAAAGGATATGTTCCTTCAACTCTTGTTAAACTTGATATATTAATAAACAAAGAACAAGTAGATGCACTTAGCTTTATAGTTCACGAATCTCGTGCTTACTCAAGAGGTAAGGCTATGTGTGAAAAACTTAAAAATGAAATTCCTAGACATCAATTTGCAGTGCCTATACAAGCAGCTGTTGGTAATAAGGTAATAGCAAGAGAAACTATAAGTGCACTTAGAAAAGACGTTCTTGCTAAGTGTTACGGAGGAGATATATCTCGTAAGAAGAAACTTCTTGAAAAGCAAAAAGAAGGTAAGAAACGTATGAGACAAATAGGATCTGTTGAAGTTCCACAAAAGGCATTTATGTCAGTATTAAAATTAGATGAATAGATATAAAAAAGACCTAAGTTGAAAACTTAGGTCTTTTTTATAAAATACACYAGCAAGTATNNNNNNNNNNNNNNNNNNNNNNNNNNNNNNNNNNNNNNNNNNNNNNNNNNNNNNNNNNNNNNNNNNNNNNNNNNNNNNNNNNNNNNNNNNNNNNNNNNNNNNNNNNNNNNNNNNNNNNNNNNNNNNNNNNNNNNNNNNNNNNNNNNNNNNNNNNNNNNNNNNNNNNNNNNNNNNNNNNNNNNNNNNNCTAATTAAAGTAAATTTAATATTTAAATTGAAAGTGGGAATGATAATATCATAAAACCAAGTTAAGAACAAAAAAACAATATAGATGACATAAGGAGGAACTTAATGGATAATGAACTCAAAAAAACGTTAGGTTTATCAACAGCACTTTCAACAGTAATAGGAGTAGTAATAGGTTCTGGGGTGTTCTTTAAGCCTCAAGCTATATATACTGCTACTAATGGTGGACCAGGACTTGGAATGATAGCGTGGGTAATAGGTGGTATCATAACTATAACAGCAGGACTAACAGCTGCAGAAGTATCAGCAGCCATACCAAAGACAGGTGGTATGATGGTATATATTGAGGAGATTTATGGTAAACAATTAGGTTTCTTAACTGGTTGGATGCAAACTGTATTATTCTTTCCAGGAACTATAGCAGCATTAGCTGTAATATTTGCAAAACAAATACTTGAATTATTAGGATATAATTCTGATGCAAATATGATGATGGTTTTAGTTATAGCTATAGTGACAATACTATTTATAGCATTTTTAAATACAGTAGGTTCATCTTTAGGAGGAGTAATACAGACTGTATCTACAGTAGGTAAGCTTGTACCATTAGCCGTTATCATAATATTTGGATTTATAAAAGGTAATGGAAACCCAATACTTCAACCTTTAGTTGGACCAGGTGCAACAGTAACAGGAGCACTAGGACAAGTATTAATAGCAACATTATTTGCATATGATGGTTGGATAAATGTTGGAGCTATAGCTGGAGAAATGAAAGACCCAGGTAAGGATTTGCCAAAAGCAATAGTTGGAGGTATATCTATAGTAATGGCTGTATATATAGTTATAAACTTAGCTTATCTATGGGTTGCACCAGCTTCAGAATTAGCACAAGCTACAGCACCAGCTGCACTTGTTGCAGAAAGAATTTTTGGTAATATAGGAGGTAAAATAATAACAGTAGGTATACTAATATCAGTATTTGGAGCACTTAATGGATACTTACTAACAGGTCCAAGGGTAGCTTACACATTAGCTGTTAAAAAAACATTACCAGCAAGTGATACTTTAGCTAAGTTAAATAAAGGTGGAGCACCTGCAAATTCTATTTGGTTAATAGCTATTTTAGCATCAGTATATGCTCTAACTGGACAATTCAACCTTTTAACTGACTTAACTGTTTTCACAATATGGATATTCTATGTATTAACATTTATAGGTGTTATCAAGCTTCGTAAGGAAAGACCAGAATTAGATAGACCTTATAAAGTACCTCTATATCCCATTATACCAGCTATAGCTATAATAGGAGGTTTATTTGTTATAATAAATCAATTGCTAACAGCTCCATTAATTGCTATAGGTGGTATTGTAATAACATTAATAGGCATACCTGTATATTCAATGACAAGTAAAAAGAACTAACTTAACAAAAGAGGAATTTATATAATCTTTATATAAATTCCTCTTTTGTTTTTATAAAGGTTAACATACTAATACTGTTTTATAAAGAATATGGATATAATAGAATTTGTAAATAAATATCAAAATAAATTATTNNNNNNNNNNNNNNNNNNNNNNNNNNNNNNNNNNNNNNNNNNNNNNNNNNNNNNNNNNNNNNNNNNNNNNNNNNNNNNNNNNNNNNNNNNNNNNNNNNNNNNNNNNNNNNNNNNNNNNNNNNNNNNNNNNNNNNNNNNNNNNNNNNNNNNNNNNNNNNNNNNNNNNNNNNNNNNNNNNNNNNNNNNNNNNNTTAARATAAATTATTTAATATTTATATTTTAAAATTAGCGATAGTATTATGAAAATATTGGTATAATTATAAAAGAATAAATGGATAAGGAGAAATAAATGTTAGGATTATATGTACATGTACCATTTTGTGCACAAAAATGTAACTATTGTGATTTTAACTCTTATAAAATAGAAGAAAAAAATCAGAAAAAAGATTATTTAACAAATGTTGCAAAAGAAATGGAATTATATAAAGAAGAATTTAAAAATAAAGAATTTACTAGTGTATTTTTAGGAGGAGGTACTCCAAGTATATTAAATTCCGATGAATTAACTATGCTTGTGAAAAGTATATATAAGAATTTTAATATAAAAAAAGATGCTGAAATAACTATGGAGTGTAATCCAGGTACTTTAAATAAAGAAAAGCTAGAAACTATAAAATCATTAGGTATAAATAGATTAAGTATGGGACTTCAAGTAACTCAAAATCATCATTTAAAATATATAGGTAGAATACATACATATGAACAATTTGAGAAAAACTATAAAGATGCAATTGATGTAGGTATAAATAATATTAATGTAGATTTAATGTATTCTCTTCCGAATCAATCATTTGATGAGTGGAAAGAAACTTTAGATAAAATAATAAAACTAAATCCATCACATATATCTGCATACTCACTTATATTAGAAGAGGGAACTAAGTTTTATGATATGTATATGAATAAAGAGTTTGAACTTAATGATGAAGAAGTTGATATAAATATATATAAATATACTATAGATACATTGAATAAAAATGGATATCATCAATATGAAATATCTAATTATGCAAAAGAAGGATATGAATGTAAACATAATATAGTTTATTGGAAATGTGATAATTACCTAGGACTAGGACCAGGAGCATCAGGTTACATAAATAATTATAGATATAGTAATATTTGTGATGTTAAAGGATATAATAAGTACTTAGAGGATAATAAAAAACCATTAGAAGAAAAGAATATACTAAGTAAAAAAGATGAAATAGAAGAGTTTATATTTATGGGGCTTAGAATGAATAAAGGCATTAATTTAGATGAATTCTATGAAAAATTTAATATAAATTTTAAGGATAAATACAGTAATATTATAGAAAAATTAAAGAATTTAAACTTAATTATAGAGCAAAATAATAATATAACTTTAACGCAAAGAGGAAGAGAAATATCTAATACTGTATTTGTAGAATTTATAGATTAACCAAAAAGTATTGACAATGTTAAAAAATAATGATATATAATATATATAATCTTTTTAGCACTCGGRTTAAATGAGTGCTAACAGCGAGGAGGCGTAAAATGAAGCTTAACGAAAGAAAACTAAATATCCTCAAAGCTATAGTTAAAGATTATATAGAAACTGCCGAGGCGGTAGGGTCTAGAACAATATCTAAAAAACATGATTTAGGAATTAGTGCTGCTACTATAAGAAATGAGATGGCTGACTTAGAAGAATTAGGATATTTAATTCAGCCCCATACTTCTGCAGGRAGAGTTCCGTCAGAAAAAGGATATAAGTTATATGTAGATATGCTTATGAGTAAAAGTGAATTAAGTGATGAAGAGAAAAAGCTTATTCAAGATTGTATACAAAATAATGTAAGCCATATAAAAGACTTAATTCAAGAAACATCAAAGTTGTTATCTCAATTGACTAATTATACAACAGTAGCTGTAGCTAAAAGCTTAAACAATCAAAATRTTATAAAGCACATACAATTAGTAAGTATAGATGATAATAAAATATTGCTAGTTGTTGTAACTAATAATGGTGATATTAAAAAGGCAGACTTAACTAGTAATATTTATTTAGATCAATCTAAATTAAATATAATTTCTGACAATCTAACTAGAAAATTGTTAGGGAAAAGTATAGTAGAGATAGATGAGAGATTAATTGCATTTATAAAGTATGAAATAGGTGAATATTCTAATTTAATAGACGGACTTATAGATGCTCTTAACTTTAATATGTCACAAGATGAATTTGCATTTTCTTTAAATGGAGCAACTAATATATTTAATTATCCAGAGTTTAATGATGTTATAAAAGCTAAATCATTTTTAAATATGATAGAGAAAAAAGAAACAATAGATAGCATGTTAAAATCAAAAGGAATACAAAAGGATAATGTAAATATAATAATAGGTAGTGATAATGACCTTGAATTAGCTAAAGATTGTAGTATAGTTACAGCAACATATAATATTGATAAGGACTTAGTAGGCAAGATTAGCTTTATAGGTCCAACAAGAATGGATTATGCAAGGATTTATGCAATAGTAAATTATATTAATTTATTATTTAATAAAAAATAAATTGAGGGGTGCAGTGTATTGGAACATAAGGATACTATCTTAGAAGAAGAAATAGTTAAAGATGATACTCAAGAAGAAGTAGTTGAAAATGAAGAAACTACTGAAGAGAGTCAAGAAAATGTAGTTGATATAGAAGAAAAGCTTGAAGAAAAAAAGTTAAGTGATGAAATAGAGGCTCTTAATGACCAATATAAAAGACTTCAAGCAGAATATGCAAATTATAGAAGAAGAACTCAACAAGAAAAAGAAACTATAGGTATATTTGCTAATGAAAAAATATTAAATGAATTAATACCTGTTATAGATAGTATGGAAAGAGCATTAGAAGCTTGTACAGATAAAGAAGATACTATGTTTAAAGGTGTAGAGCTAGTTTATAAGCAATTAAAAGATATGATAACAAAATTCGGTTTAGAAGAAATTGAAGCACAAGATGCAGATTTTGATCCTAACTTACATTTAGCAGTTATGCAAGAAAGTGTAGATGGAGTTGAACCAAATAAAGTTGTTATGGTACTTCAAAAAGGATATAAGCTAGGAAATAAAGTATTAAGAGCAAGTATGGTTAAGGTTTCTTGCTAATTAAAAATATAACTTTATTTTGTAAATATTAGTTAAAATTAACTTAAAATTTTATAGTAGTAAATAAATCAATAGATTTATATATAGATATATTTATAGGAGGAAAAAGTATTATGTCAAAAGTAATAGGAATAGATTTAGGAACAACTAACTCTTGTGTTGCAGTACTTGAAGGTGGAGAACCACAAGTAATAACAAATGCAGAAGGGATGAGAACTACTCCATCAGTAGTAGCTTTTACTAAAGATGGTGATAGAATAGTAGGAGAACCTGCAAAAAGACAAGCAGTTACAAATGCAGATAAAACGATAATATCTATAAAAACTCATATGGGAACAGATTATAAAGTTAATATAGATGGTAAAGCATATACTCCACAAGAAATATCAGCTATAACTTTACAAAAACTAAAGGCTGATGCAGAAGCTTACTTAGGTCAACCAGTTAAAGAAGCTGTTATAACAGTTCCAGCATACTTTACAGATGCTCAAAGACAAGCAACTAAAGATGCAGGAAGAATAGCTGGTCTTGATGTTAAGAGAATAATAAATGAACCAACAGCAGCAGCTCTTGCTTATGGTTTAGATAAATTAGATCAAGAAAAGAAAGTATTAGTATTTGACTTAGGTGGAGGAACATTCGACGTTTCTATACTTGAAATAGGAGATGGAACATTTGAAGTTTTAGCTACTGCAGGTAACAATAGACTTGGTGGAGATGATTTTGACCAAGTATTAATAGATTACTTAGCTGATGAATTCAAAAAAGCTGAAGGTGTAGATTTAAGAAATGATAAAATGGCTCTTCAAAGATTAAAAGAAGCTGCTGAAAAAGCTAAGAAAGAGTTATCATCAACAATGACAACTAATGTAAACTTACCTTTCATAACAGCTACTGCTGAAGGTCCAAAACACTTAACAATAGATATAACTAGAGCTAAATTCGATGAATTAACTGCTCACTTAGTAGAAAAAACTATGGAACCAACAAGAAGAGCATTACAAGATGCTGGTCTTTCTACATCTGATATAGATGATGTATTATTAGTTGGTGGATCTACAAGAATACCAGCTGTTCAAGAAGCTGTTAAGAAGTTTATAGGAAAAGAACCACATAAAGGTATAAACCCAGATGAATGTGTTGCTGCTGGTGCTGCTATACAAGCTGGTGTTTTAACTGGAGAAGTTAATGATTTATTACTTCTTGATGTTACTCCATTATCTTTAGGTATAGAAACTATGGGTAATGTAATGACTAAGATAATAGAAAGAAATACAACAATACCAACTAAGAAATCACAAGTATTCTCAACTGCTGCAGATAACCAAACTGCTGTTGATATACATGTACTTCAAGGTGAAAGAAGTATGTCTTACGACAATACAACTTTAGGTAGATTCCAATTAACTGATATACCACCAGCACCAAGAGGAATACCTCAAATAGAAGTTACTTTCGATATAGATGCTAACGGTATAGTTCATGTTACTGCTAAAGATTTAGGAACTGGAAAAGAACAAAAAGTAACTATAACTTCAGGAACTAACTTAAGTGAAGAAGAAATAGAAAGAAAAGTAAAAGAAGCTGAAATGAATGCTGAAGCTGATAAGCAAAAGAAAGATAAAATAGAAGCATTAAACCAAGCTGATTCAACTATATATCAAACAGAAAAAACATTAAATGAACTTGGTGATAAAGTAAGTGCTGATGATAAATCTCAAATAGAATCTGCAATAGCTAAGTTAAAAGAAGTTAAAGAAAAAGAAAGCGCAACTGCTGAAGAAATAAAATCTGCTATGGATGAAGTAATGAACAAGTTCCATAAGATATCTGAACAAATGTATCAACAAGCACAAGCTGAGCAACAAGCTAATGCTGGTCAAGAACAAGCAGGACCACAAGATGATAATGTAGTTGATGCTGATTTTACAGAAGTAAATGACGAAAAATAGATTACAAATATAGGTATATTTGTATATAATTAATATATAAGAAAAGAGTATCTTTTCATAAGCATTAATCATTAATGATGAAATTGAATGCTTAATATAATGAT
Coding sequences within it:
- the rpsT gene encoding 30S ribosomal protein S20 gives rise to the protein MANIKSAKKRIKVIEKKTALNRARKSQLKTAIRRFEEAVAAGNREEAVAKFQFAQKKIYQVASKGTIHKNAASRKVAKLAQKLNGMNA
- the spoIIP gene encoding stage II sporulation protein P produces the protein MLKKSKKVICIVCVLICILPVVSYSIDKEEFLKFLIDSSYPESSEESEDLKNEDVQESEKTANKDDYIKFHIGEENIPTLNSNNENKEDVSVASSEYKNNIRLTKDKPTMLIYHTHAGETYSDSPEGNYHSQNNKDKSVIEIGTLLTEQLSKKGWGIAHSIKYHDYPKFTESYISSLETVKSMLNNYKSINIALDLHRDGRDLKTNADIQKENERMTTTYNGEKVAKFFFVVGMKNPNVDEVKKLAEDITKFAQSKYPELVLPIVEKPLGKYNQYMAKNHMLIEVGSNGTSSEEAKASAKYIAEILDEYFKQYK
- the gpr gene encoding GPR endopeptidase, which gives rise to MFSIRTDLALEAKEIYESNEKSIEIPGVKVENKELENCKVSIVEVIDEQGAKIMNKEIGKYITLESNLMKFDDDESREEMITYLRDELIEILGNDKNKKTLVIGLGNWNITSDALGPKSVSKTLVTRHIFKNYNKDYDDDFTEVSALSPGVMGVTGLETSETVKSIVDTIKPDRVIAIDALASRKMERVNATIQISTAGISPGGGVGNKRKALNKEYLGVDVIAIGVPTVVDAATLTSDVLDLAIDNLMSQSHEGENFYNMLKQLKEDEKYNLIKESLDPYDKNLIVTPKDIDETIENLSIIISEGLNRSLHPGRITN
- a CDS encoding ComEC/Rec2 family competence protein, producing NFNYGRYLKSIGYEGLIYIEEFNVLGNNKIYENLHKMKDYVSNTFRYLYKSKSDLLNSVILGQREDLSQDENLMFSRTGTSHIIAISGLHTGILSVLIIFIIGRINKIYKLVLLSIIMMFYSIMVGNSPSIVRAIIGMIILYLSFFLDRKNDKISTLSFIGILLVANNPYIIYNISFQLSFLATLSIIYFYGFINNKLKVKIISLTIASNILTIPMIYYNFKGVPLLSVFSNIVIVPFIGIIIYLSILSLILFKINIHIAKAVANINKVILEIIYVLLEKISDLEFAYIIIEEPKLNYVIVYYIVVFSYMIYKEMKTIKEQSNELQGYYQ
- the holA gene encoding DNA polymerase III subunit delta; this translates as MNYKDIISDIKNRNLKNTYLFYGKEYYLIENALKEIKSTLNDGMVDFNLDIIDGKETTLDQIISTIETLPFMDDRKVVILKDFELLKGKKKNFTDDDEKYFTEYIENTPNTTILVLVVYGDVDKRKSLVKKISKNGVVFNCDKLSDMDLFKWVKKRFELNNVVIDNAQIMYFIEQEGYRDKNSEKTLSDLENEINKISSFVGKENKVTNDIIDQLSQKKVENDIFKLIDYIGEKNSSDAMKILSDMLYEGESVFGIFSMIARQFKVIIQVRQLQLQGHSSKSIADRLKLHPFVVGKALKQTKNFSDEIIIDILNSILESDFKIKNGLVRDTLAIEILISKYCKKDK
- the lepA gene encoding translation elongation factor 4, encoding MDNKQSRTRNFSIIAHIDHGKSTLADRLIQKTGLVSEREMKDQLLDNMDLERERGITIKLQNIRLVYKAKDGNEYFLNLIDTPGHVDFNYEVSRSLAACEGALLVVDAAQGVEAQTLANVYLALDQDLEILPVINKIDLPSARPDEIKAEIEDIIGLDASDAPLISAKSGLNIEDVLEAIVEKVPAPTGDKEAPLKALIFDSYYDAYKGVVAYVRVFEGSVKKGMTIKMMNTNKKFEVTEVGVMAPGQRELDELSAGDVGYIAASIKDIRSCQVGDTITDADNPTDEPMAGYKKATPMVYCGIYPGEGEKYENVRDALEKMQINDAALEFEAETSAALGFGFRCGFLGLLHMEIIQERLEREYDLNLVTTAPSVIYRVTKNDGEVVMIQNPTNLPEPSEIKMIEEPIVKGDIIVPKDYVGTVMELCQERRGTMINMEYIDEKRVMLHYDLPLNEVVYDFFDALKSRTRGYGSLDYEVKGYVPSTLVKLDILINKEQVDALSFIVHESRAYSRGKAMCEKLKNEIPRHQFAVPIQAAVGNKVIARETISALRKDVLAKCYGGDISRKKKLLEKQKEGKKRMRQIGSVEVPQKAFMSVLKLDE